From Penaeus monodon isolate SGIC_2016 chromosome 42, NSTDA_Pmon_1, whole genome shotgun sequence, one genomic window encodes:
- the LOC119599079 gene encoding general transcription factor II-I repeat domain-containing protein 2-like: MCEELAALQSLKGTTTGEDVFGKVYQTMEELDLDWSKMASITTDGAPSMVGMSRGLIGHMKWEMEERGLTALLQVHCLIHQQALCCKVLTWDSVMKVVVSCINFIRAKEPKHRQFQEFLSELESVHGGVLYYTEVRWMSRGRVLKCFYELLPEISAFLHSLNKTVPELIDPEWKWHLAFLTDMTEMLNSFNLQLQGQGKLICDIYSHIKAFEVKLELLLGQVKRHSFIHSPCYTKPLCREPSGPVSS, from the coding sequence ATGTGTGAGGAGTTGGCAGCCCTCCAAAGTCTCAAAGGGACTACGACGGGGGAGGATGTTTTCGGCAAAGTGTACCAAACCATGGAAGAGTTGGACCTGGACTGGTCAAAGATGGCCAGCATCACAACTGACGGGGCTCCTAGTATGGTGGGCATGTCTCGTGGTCTAATAGGACACATGAAATGGGAGATGGAAGAACGGGGTCTCACCGCCCTGCTACAAGTCCACTGCCTAATTCACCAGCAAGCACTGTGCTGCAAAGTGTTGACATGGGATTCTGTCATGAAGGTTGTGGTGTCATGCATAAACTTCATCAGAGCAAAGGAACCTAAACACAGGCAGTTCCAAGAATTCCTGTCTGAACTGGAATCTGTGCATGGAGGTGTGCTGTACTACACAGAGGTCCGATGGATGAGCCGGGGCAGAGTTTTGAAGTGTTTTTACGAGCTGCTACCTGAAATTAGCGCATTTCTTCATTCACTAAACAAAACGGTGCCAGAGCTGATCGACCCAGAATGGAAATGGCACCTCGCATTTTTAACAGACATGACAGAAATGCTGAACAGCTTTAACTTGCAGCTACAAGGCCAGGGAAAACTCATTTGCGACATCTATTCCCACATAAAAGCATTTGAGGTGAAACTAGAGCTGCTTTTGGGACAAGTGAAAAGGCACAGCTTCATCCATTCTCCCTGCTACACAAAACCTCTCTGCAGAGAACCCAGCGGTCCAGTTTCCAGCTGA